The genomic DNA ACCGGAATTTCGATTCGCTGTTTTTCGTCTATTCCAGGTATGATTTTTTTGCACGGCTTCTCCTCGATCAGCCGTTCAGGGAGTTGTTGTGCGGGATCGGGGGCGACACGTCATTTTTTGAACTTTCCCCCTCCCGTCTCAGCGTGTCGGTCGCACTCGACCTCCTTTTTTCTCACAAAAAACTGCTCGTCACCCTCACGGATAACCTTCTCAGGATCGACCGGATATTTTCGTCATGCGATGTCATGGAGGAGAAAATCATCGGGAATATCTTTGACTCAAGCGATCCGGGCGTCAAGAAGGAATTTTTGGAAAAGCTGTCCCGTATTGCGGGACAGCAGGCGGCTTCGTATCACAATAGTGAAGATTTGCTTGTGAAAACAATACTCGAGTGCAGCTTATCCTTCAGGGAGACATGCCCGGAAGCGCTTCTTCACTCAAGAGAACTGGAAAATGTGCGTAAAACGACGATTGAAACCATGCTTGTGAAAATAATTTCCGAAAGCGACAATGTCTCACTCAAAAAGGCCTGCATAAAAGAACTCGTTTCCCTTTCCGAAAAGAGGGGGTTGATGAAGTATGACCGTGAAGAAGTGCTGCGAACGTGCTGTCATGACGAATCCCCGCTGGTCAGAATCATGGCCGCTTTTTATCTCGGTAAAAAGGGGCTGCCCCTTCTCTACGACCATCTTCTCAGGACTTCCCTTTCAATACGGAAGCAGGCCCTGCATGCGATTGTTATGATAGAGGGAAGGTCATGTGTGCCGGCTTTGATACAATATTATCAAAAGATCAGTATCAATCACGAGTTCAAAGCCGCCATTATCGCTACACTGAAGGACTTCGGGGACCGGCGCGCATCAGGTTTTCTCGTAAA from Spirochaetales bacterium includes the following:
- a CDS encoding HEAT repeat domain-containing protein; the encoded protein is METILYILFGCISCGIILAVSVARDRKNRLSDKKRNETEPSLSHQVSLNDFRAILLQFADHFTINRLNIGEKNDTFPFLKQSDIGPVSVAIDVGYEEGGHRCIVTLTPKTPYPLYIVRRKSFTPPEHMSLVRTGDRNFDSLFFVYSRYDFFARLLLDQPFRELLCGIGGDTSFFELSPSRLSVSVALDLLFSHKKLLVTLTDNLLRIDRIFSSCDVMEEKIIGNIFDSSDPGVKKEFLEKLSRIAGQQAASYHNSEDLLVKTILECSLSFRETCPEALLHSRELENVRKTTIETMLVKIISESDNVSLKKACIKELVSLSEKRGLMKYDREEVLRTCCHDESPLVRIMAAFYLGKKGLPLLYDHLLRTSLSIRKQALHAIVMIEGRSCVPALIQYYQKISINHEFKAAIIATLKDFGDRRASGFLVKELLNSNDPLLCNVIIEALAACGTKEAINALRRFSGQTDIERWLRRKALLAIKEIKETLKEKHDGWLSLSEKDDIKGALSDIETPETGTLSFTGEEKTD